In Blastopirellula sp. J2-11, a single genomic region encodes these proteins:
- a CDS encoding MarR family winged helix-turn-helix transcriptional regulator: MIHTIRCRRADCLTTTESAKGTGMQADQSAASRWRIFARLAESTGRLDRFVRRALADALSEAALSENEFLVLAAYDAETNPPSQRQLADRLAVSPAQISAIVERLRQREWIDSQRDPHDRRRQQWSLTTAGVQIVRTAGEAIAARWSELDEVHPCSPLAAEALRHATQLHESTIVPASFSSSSSHSAERAA, translated from the coding sequence ATGATTCATACGATCCGATGTCGCCGGGCTGATTGCCTGACGACTACCGAAAGTGCAAAGGGGACCGGCATGCAGGCCGATCAATCCGCCGCTAGTCGCTGGCGAATCTTCGCTCGTTTGGCCGAATCGACAGGCCGGCTCGACCGGTTCGTCCGTCGAGCGCTGGCCGATGCGCTTTCCGAAGCCGCGTTAAGCGAAAACGAATTTCTGGTGCTGGCCGCCTATGACGCCGAAACAAATCCTCCTTCGCAGCGCCAATTGGCCGATCGCCTGGCGGTTTCGCCGGCGCAGATCAGCGCAATTGTCGAGAGGTTACGTCAGCGCGAGTGGATCGACTCGCAGCGAGACCCGCATGATCGCCGTCGCCAGCAGTGGAGTTTAACGACGGCCGGAGTTCAGATCGTGCGTACCGCCGGTGAGGCGATCGCCGCTCGATGGAGCGAACTGGATGAAGTTCACCCATGTTCTCCGCTGGCCGCCGAAGCGTTGCGCCATGCGACGCAGTTGCATGAGTCAACGATTGTTCCCGCCTCCTTCTCCTCATCTTCTTCCCACTCGGCCGAGCGCGCGGCCTAA
- a CDS encoding efflux RND transporter periplasmic adaptor subunit gives MTASNTVHSLGVSAKGRRGSTTRLVVALLAVVSVVVGAAFYWNRPKAKGVVASNELFHTIDRSAYLHDVVERGEVESASNVEVKSEVRSYRTTNSFEILWAIEEGASVKKGDLLIRLDSSALEEEHTLQQLDVTQSIASLAKAENELAAAQIGMNEYVLGTFVEEMNEIESEITLAEENVRRAEEYLLYSGRLAAKGYVTSLQLQGDQFALKKAKIELEKAQTKKNVLKEYTKEKKIKELDSAIKVAEADLEAAKEKLGLENKMLHFFEEQISACEIRAPQNGQVVYANVSSGRDSSDFVLEPGAKVRERQTLIRLPDYEAMQIVCDVNESRIALIDKEMPATIKLDAYEDSELIGEVIRVNEYPTPGHWMSSTVKKYAVTVKVLNPTMQIRPGLTAQVSIHVESSPEELQAPVQSVYEHDGSHFCFLRDASGVVKARQVEIGSNNSRFVVITKGLQPGDQVAMNPRGFLDDIELPAIATPAEKIAARFEEVTSRDKTTTATETTASTPAESGAEIETAQASTSEQTQKRAEDQVAEAATATTTAAAENSASPERQRAAGGGQ, from the coding sequence ATGACAGCATCAAACACTGTTCATTCGCTGGGGGTCTCGGCCAAAGGTCGTCGAGGATCGACGACTCGTTTGGTGGTTGCCTTACTAGCTGTGGTTAGCGTCGTTGTCGGCGCCGCGTTCTATTGGAATCGACCGAAGGCCAAAGGGGTCGTCGCTTCCAACGAACTGTTTCATACCATTGATCGCAGCGCGTATCTGCATGATGTCGTCGAACGGGGCGAAGTCGAGAGTGCGAGCAACGTGGAAGTGAAGTCGGAAGTTCGCAGCTATCGCACGACCAATTCGTTCGAGATCTTGTGGGCGATCGAAGAAGGGGCTTCTGTCAAGAAGGGGGATCTGCTGATTCGTCTCGATTCTTCCGCGCTGGAAGAAGAGCACACGTTGCAACAGTTGGACGTGACGCAGTCGATCGCGTCGTTGGCGAAGGCCGAGAATGAATTGGCCGCCGCGCAGATCGGCATGAACGAATATGTGCTGGGAACGTTCGTCGAAGAGATGAACGAGATCGAGAGCGAAATCACGCTCGCTGAAGAGAATGTTCGCCGCGCCGAAGAATATCTCCTCTACAGCGGTCGCTTAGCGGCCAAAGGTTACGTGACTTCGCTGCAATTGCAGGGAGATCAGTTCGCGCTGAAGAAGGCGAAGATCGAGCTGGAGAAAGCGCAAACCAAGAAAAACGTGCTGAAGGAATACACCAAAGAAAAGAAGATCAAAGAACTCGACAGCGCCATCAAGGTCGCCGAAGCCGATCTGGAAGCGGCCAAAGAAAAGCTTGGGCTGGAAAACAAGATGCTCCACTTTTTTGAGGAGCAGATCTCCGCCTGCGAAATCCGCGCGCCGCAAAACGGCCAGGTCGTTTACGCCAACGTATCGAGCGGTCGTGACTCGAGCGACTTTGTGCTGGAGCCGGGCGCCAAAGTTCGCGAACGTCAGACGCTGATTCGCTTGCCTGACTACGAAGCGATGCAGATTGTTTGCGATGTCAACGAATCGCGGATCGCCCTGATCGACAAAGAGATGCCGGCGACGATCAAGCTAGACGCCTACGAAGACAGCGAGTTGATCGGCGAAGTCATTCGCGTCAACGAATATCCGACGCCGGGCCACTGGATGAGCTCGACCGTCAAGAAGTACGCGGTGACGGTGAAAGTGCTTAACCCAACGATGCAGATTCGTCCCGGTCTGACGGCGCAAGTCTCGATCCATGTCGAATCGTCGCCGGAAGAACTCCAGGCGCCGGTCCAGTCGGTATACGAACACGATGGTTCGCACTTTTGCTTTTTGCGTGACGCTTCGGGAGTTGTCAAAGCGCGTCAGGTCGAGATCGGCTCGAACAACAGCCGCTTTGTGGTCATCACCAAGGGACTGCAGCCGGGCGATCAAGTCGCGATGAATCCCCGTGGATTTTTGGACGACATTGAACTGCCGGCGATTGCGACTCCGGCCGAGAAGATCGCCGCGCGATTTGAAGAAGTGACCAGTCGAGACAAGACGACGACGGCGACCGAGACCACCGCTTCTACGCCCGCCGAGAGCGGCGCTGAAATCGAAACGGCGCAAGCTTCGACCAGCGAGCAAACGCAAAAGCGGGCCGAGGATCAAGTCGCCGAAGCGGCGACTGCAACGACAACGGCCGCCGCAGAAAATTCGGCTTCGCCAGAACGCCAACGCGCCGCCGGAGGCGGTCAGTGA
- a CDS encoding ABC transporter ATP-binding protein yields MKFAVQVDDLRKIYHLKGETVHALRGVTFDVPEGDYVAIMGTSGSGKSTLLNLLGCLDRPSHGSILLGGSDTSKLSDDELSFLRASRVGIIFQAYNLIQQLSVLENIEVPLYYRGKVSQEDRRRCKELALMVGLQGRLDHRPMQLSGGQQQRVAVARSLINNPDYILADEPTGNLDSKTTEEILSLFERLNNEGRTIILVTHEDDVSEHARRVMRLSDGELAEDRLIENRRSALATSAS; encoded by the coding sequence GTGAAATTCGCCGTTCAGGTTGACGACCTTCGGAAGATCTACCATCTGAAGGGAGAAACGGTCCACGCGCTGCGCGGCGTTACTTTTGATGTTCCTGAAGGGGACTACGTCGCCATCATGGGGACGTCCGGTTCGGGGAAAAGTACGCTGCTCAATTTGCTCGGCTGTCTGGATCGCCCTTCGCACGGCAGCATTTTGCTGGGGGGAAGCGACACCAGCAAGTTGTCAGACGACGAACTCTCATTTTTGCGCGCTTCCCGCGTCGGCATTATCTTTCAGGCCTACAATCTGATCCAGCAGTTAAGCGTACTGGAGAATATCGAAGTGCCGCTTTATTATCGCGGCAAGGTATCGCAAGAAGATCGCCGACGCTGCAAAGAGCTGGCGTTGATGGTCGGTTTGCAGGGACGGCTGGATCATCGACCGATGCAGCTTTCTGGTGGTCAGCAGCAACGTGTCGCCGTGGCGCGCAGCCTGATCAACAATCCCGACTACATTTTGGCGGACGAACCGACCGGCAACTTGGACTCGAAAACGACCGAAGAGATCTTGTCGCTGTTTGAGCGGTTGAACAACGAAGGGCGCACGATCATTCTCGTGACGCACGAAGATGACGTATCAGAACATGCGCGCCGCGTCATGCGTTTGTCGGATGGCGAATTGGCGGAAGATCGTTTGATTGAGAATCGTCGTTCGGCATTGGCGACTTCGGCCTCTTAA
- a CDS encoding ABC transporter permease: MFGIRVWILGVKSLLLHPMRSLLTILGIFIGVASVIWLVAIGEGISLKAQEQIEGLGAENVLVRSVKPPAESNTSARGITPYGLTRDDLHLLEETIPTVDQAIPIREIRREFSRGPVSMFGRLVGCTPEYAEVTRLQIQAGHFLSDAELSGRDNACVLAAEVAEKLFGFSNPIGKKIHIEADYYTVVGVLKPRAATAAIGGSMSGQEFNKDVYIPITTLWQRVGDQIMTRRSGSFEGEIIELNQITLRIKKKSGLLDVPAVLATADVIRSSLAHHDRAKDISVVVPLELLEQSRQTRLMFMVFMGLIAAISLLVGGIGIMNIMLATVTERTREIGIRRAIGAKRRDIVRQFLVETIVLSVVGGLTGILGGLCCVPAVDLMRWGVQNYDPELIAMLPDSIRDVRPQIVLISIPIAFVISVIVGIVFGIYPAHRAANLDPIEALRSAN, translated from the coding sequence ATGTTCGGCATACGAGTCTGGATACTTGGCGTCAAAAGTTTGCTGCTGCATCCGATGCGCTCGTTGCTGACGATTTTGGGCATCTTTATCGGGGTCGCCAGCGTGATTTGGCTGGTCGCTATCGGCGAAGGCATCAGCCTGAAAGCGCAAGAGCAGATCGAAGGTCTAGGCGCCGAGAACGTGCTGGTTCGCAGCGTCAAACCGCCGGCTGAATCAAACACCAGCGCTCGCGGCATTACGCCCTACGGTTTGACGCGCGACGACTTGCATCTGCTGGAAGAAACGATCCCGACCGTCGACCAGGCGATTCCAATTCGTGAGATTCGCCGCGAGTTCAGCCGCGGCCCGGTCAGCATGTTCGGGCGGTTGGTCGGTTGTACGCCGGAATATGCCGAAGTGACTCGGTTGCAAATCCAGGCAGGGCACTTTCTCTCCGACGCCGAACTGAGTGGGCGCGACAATGCCTGCGTGTTGGCGGCTGAAGTCGCGGAGAAACTCTTTGGTTTCTCCAATCCGATTGGGAAAAAGATTCACATCGAAGCCGACTACTATACCGTTGTCGGCGTGCTGAAGCCGCGTGCGGCGACGGCGGCGATCGGCGGCAGCATGTCAGGCCAAGAGTTTAACAAAGACGTCTACATTCCGATTACGACCCTTTGGCAGCGTGTCGGCGATCAGATCATGACGCGTCGTAGCGGCAGCTTTGAAGGAGAGATTATCGAATTGAATCAGATCACGCTGCGCATCAAAAAGAAGAGCGGTCTGCTGGATGTGCCTGCCGTCTTGGCGACGGCCGATGTGATTCGCTCTAGTTTGGCGCATCACGACCGAGCGAAAGACATCTCGGTGGTGGTTCCCTTAGAACTGCTGGAGCAGTCGCGACAAACGCGGCTGATGTTCATGGTCTTTATGGGGTTGATCGCGGCGATCTCGCTGCTGGTCGGCGGTATCGGGATTATGAATATCATGCTGGCGACCGTGACCGAACGGACCCGCGAAATCGGCATCCGCCGCGCGATCGGCGCCAAGCGGCGCGATATCGTGCGTCAGTTTTTGGTGGAGACGATCGTCTTGTCAGTCGTCGGCGGATTGACCGGAATTTTGGGCGGGCTCTGTTGCGTACCGGCGGTCGACCTGATGCGCTGGGGAGTGCAAAATTACGACCCCGAATTGATTGCAATGCTGCCCGATTCGATACGTGACGTTCGCCCGCAGATCGTGCTGATCTCGATTCCGATCGCCTTTGTTATTTCGGTCATCGTCGGCATCGTGTTTGGCATTTACCCGGCCCACCGCGCCGCCAATCTCGATCCGATCGAAGCGCTTCGCAGCGCGAACTAA